Proteins encoded by one window of Candidatus Zixiibacteriota bacterium:
- the pilM gene encoding type IV pilus assembly protein PilM: MPFARASKSTVGLDIGASSIKLVKLDHTKSGYAVSAIGIRELPPEAIVADEIRDREAVIFNIQSLIDQTDPKIKNVVISLSGHGVITDRFTIDKKTGAEAEQAILFETEQRAPFDVDDVSLDYHVVKVDDAANKMDVLLVAARKEFLQMQMEMIEDCGLRPVVVDDDALAIYNAYQYNYEVDPSKVTALVNIGADVTNLTYLVDGLYHSTRDVSAGTREIFNAVQKEFRLNPELTSKAIKGEMTDSIDQDMFKATIVSASDELLAGIELAFSYFKSQSRVDTIDWIVLSGGGALTPYLPELLQSKLSIPLEIANPLRKIDYDPELFQYIQPEKIAPLLAVSVGLAMRKVR; encoded by the coding sequence ATGCCATTCGCTCGAGCAAGCAAAAGCACGGTCGGTCTGGACATCGGCGCCAGCAGCATCAAGCTGGTGAAGCTGGATCACACCAAGTCGGGGTATGCGGTGAGCGCGATCGGGATCCGCGAACTGCCCCCCGAGGCGATCGTCGCCGACGAAATCCGGGACCGGGAAGCAGTCATCTTCAACATCCAGTCGCTGATCGACCAGACGGACCCGAAGATCAAGAACGTGGTCATCTCGTTGTCCGGCCACGGCGTGATCACCGACCGGTTCACGATCGACAAGAAGACGGGGGCCGAGGCCGAGCAGGCCATCCTGTTCGAAACCGAACAGCGGGCGCCGTTCGACGTCGACGACGTGTCGCTCGACTACCACGTGGTGAAAGTCGACGACGCGGCGAACAAGATGGACGTGCTGCTGGTGGCCGCCCGCAAGGAATTCCTGCAGATGCAGATGGAGATGATCGAGGACTGCGGGCTGCGGCCGGTCGTGGTCGACGACGACGCGCTGGCGATCTACAACGCCTACCAGTACAACTACGAGGTGGACCCGTCCAAGGTGACGGCGCTGGTGAATATCGGCGCCGACGTGACGAACCTCACGTACCTCGTGGACGGCCTCTACCACTCGACGCGCGACGTGTCGGCCGGGACGCGGGAGATATTCAACGCCGTGCAGAAGGAGTTCCGGCTGAATCCGGAGCTGACGAGCAAGGCGATCAAGGGAGAGATGACCGATTCGATCGACCAGGACATGTTTAAGGCGACGATCGTCTCGGCCTCCGATGAGCTTCTGGCCGGGATCGAGCTGGCCTTCTCCTACTTCAAGTCGCAGTCGCGGGTGGACACGATCGACTGGATCGTGCTCTCGGGCGGCGGTGCGCTGACGCCCTACCTGCCGGAACTGCTGCAGTCCAAACTCAGCATCCCCCTGGAAATCGCGAATCCGCTTCGGAAGATCGACTACGATCCGGAGCTTTTCCAATACATCCAGCCAGAGAAAATTGCGCCGCTGCTGGCGGTATCGGTAGGACTGGCCATGCGGAAGGTGAGGTAG
- a CDS encoding GspH/FimT family pseudopilin, which produces MKNLRTSSRGITLLEMMVTVVIIGIVASLAVPRFDGAMDRIRFRSVNRDLTSTLRLARSSAITDKDQYGVYFDGTHRVVYLFKDLVSPTLNQFDTGDSVLRADTLPPEFNFLGTDVVGDVICFAPNGSARFTGGGNVVCLASTEAMVGIASHNILASTGRVQSSTSYY; this is translated from the coding sequence ATGAAAAACCTGCGCACATCAAGCCGGGGCATCACGTTGCTGGAGATGATGGTGACGGTTGTTATCATCGGCATCGTCGCCTCCCTGGCCGTGCCGCGCTTTGACGGGGCAATGGACCGAATCCGGTTTCGGAGCGTCAATCGCGACCTGACCTCCACCCTTCGGCTCGCCCGCAGCTCGGCGATCACGGACAAGGATCAGTACGGCGTGTATTTTGATGGCACGCATCGGGTTGTCTACCTCTTCAAGGATCTGGTCAGCCCGACTTTGAATCAGTTCGACACCGGTGATTCGGTCCTTCGCGCCGACACCTTGCCGCCTGAGTTCAACTTTCTCGGCACCGATGTTGTGGGCGACGTAATCTGCTTTGCGCCAAACGGTTCGGCGCGGTTCACGGGGGGCGGAAACGTCGTCTGCCTGGCCTCCACGGAGGCTATGGTCGGGATCGCCTCCCACAATATTCTGGCCTCGACGGGGCGGGTCCAGAGTTCCACCAGCTACTACTGA
- a CDS encoding S8 family serine peptidase gives MSRSRLRDLLTCAVTTAALVAAVAFSASAADRPAMLLTDQPVVQAKAAPVLSDRARAYLAGQAADTVGVWVFFTDKGIRTKDEFSARAASVAMTDKVLQRRAKVDRDRVLFADLPVAAGYVDAVVAAGGHHRRTSRWLNAASFDLPAADLAAVAALPFVAEIRPVAVFKRSLPDLSEVRSDGPGSAALAPDALNYGYAQAQLEQINVPAVHEKGLDGSGVTLAVFDTGFRKTHEVFANAFAEGRVLAEWDFVFNDGNTDYEPSVDWSSSTSHGTLTWSTSGGYKSGRIIGPAYRANFLLAKTEDVRSETSVEEDNWVAALEWADTLGADVITSSLGYSDWYSYSDMDGQTCITTIAAATAAGLGIVVVNSMGNEGPGSGTLTAPADAHPIIACGAVDINGSIAGFSSRGPTYDGRMKPEVVACGVSTSAATNGSDVSYGTASGTSLSTPLVAGAAVLLVQAQPSFTPEMIRLALMQTADRASSPDNTYGWGLIDADAATSWGVSMAADSTINNGPLKVHFTGTSALGPTSWLWRFGDGDSATVQNPAHTYSNPGAYDVSLTVETSEFGQLTTSRPHFIIILGDTAHYGSDSTFAGSDLVVSINVTNSQPLARLVVPLTFGSAAWLTFDSVTRGDRTAYFERLNPLNSNDLTREYVYELLADFGGGSPPLAPGSGEVLKLWFSTDELALGGQSILIDSIASPYVISFEAGYLTYSPTVAAGTGALIDVMRGDVNYDHDLSIADVTHLVAHFYRGGPPPVCLQAGDVNRDFMMSVADLTYYVAYLFRGGPPPPTP, from the coding sequence ATGTCACGCTCTCGGCTCCGCGATCTCCTCACCTGTGCCGTTACAACCGCCGCCCTGGTCGCGGCTGTCGCGTTTTCCGCCTCGGCTGCCGACCGCCCGGCCATGCTGCTGACCGACCAGCCGGTCGTTCAGGCGAAAGCGGCGCCGGTCCTGTCCGACCGCGCCCGTGCCTATCTGGCCGGGCAGGCCGCCGACACGGTCGGCGTGTGGGTGTTTTTCACCGACAAGGGTATCCGCACGAAAGACGAATTCAGCGCCCGCGCCGCCTCGGTGGCGATGACCGACAAGGTGCTGCAGCGCCGGGCCAAAGTTGACCGCGACCGCGTCCTCTTCGCCGACCTGCCGGTAGCGGCCGGCTACGTGGACGCCGTGGTGGCGGCCGGCGGCCACCACCGCCGCACCTCCCGGTGGCTCAATGCCGCCAGCTTCGACCTCCCCGCGGCCGATCTCGCCGCCGTGGCCGCGCTTCCCTTTGTCGCGGAAATCCGCCCGGTCGCCGTCTTCAAGCGCTCTCTGCCCGACCTCTCGGAGGTTCGCTCCGACGGGCCGGGGTCGGCGGCCCTCGCCCCCGACGCGCTCAACTACGGCTACGCGCAGGCCCAGCTTGAACAAATCAACGTGCCCGCCGTCCACGAGAAGGGACTCGACGGCTCGGGCGTCACGCTGGCCGTCTTTGACACCGGCTTCCGCAAGACCCACGAGGTGTTCGCCAACGCGTTCGCCGAGGGCCGGGTGCTTGCCGAATGGGATTTCGTTTTCAACGACGGCAACACCGATTATGAGCCCAGTGTCGACTGGTCCTCCTCCACCAGCCACGGCACTCTCACCTGGTCGACGAGCGGCGGCTACAAGTCCGGCCGGATCATCGGCCCCGCCTACAGAGCCAACTTCCTCCTCGCCAAGACGGAAGACGTCCGCAGCGAAACCTCGGTGGAAGAGGACAACTGGGTGGCCGCGCTGGAGTGGGCCGACACGCTGGGTGCCGACGTCATCACCTCCTCGCTCGGGTACTCCGACTGGTACTCTTACAGCGACATGGACGGGCAGACCTGCATCACGACTATCGCCGCCGCCACCGCGGCCGGTCTGGGCATCGTGGTCGTCAACTCCATGGGCAATGAGGGTCCCGGCTCGGGGACGCTCACGGCGCCGGCCGACGCTCACCCGATCATCGCCTGCGGCGCGGTCGACATCAACGGCAGCATCGCCGGCTTTTCCTCGCGCGGTCCCACGTATGACGGGCGCATGAAACCCGAGGTGGTGGCCTGCGGCGTGTCGACCTCGGCCGCGACCAACGGCTCCGACGTCAGCTACGGGACCGCCAGCGGCACTTCGCTATCGACGCCGCTCGTGGCCGGCGCGGCGGTCCTGCTGGTGCAGGCCCAGCCCTCGTTCACGCCCGAGATGATCCGCCTCGCCCTCATGCAGACCGCCGACCGGGCCTCCAGTCCCGACAACACCTACGGCTGGGGCCTCATCGATGCCGATGCCGCGACCTCATGGGGCGTGAGCATGGCGGCCGATTCCACCATCAACAACGGCCCGCTCAAGGTGCATTTCACCGGCACCTCCGCTCTGGGTCCGACCAGTTGGCTGTGGCGTTTTGGCGACGGCGACTCGGCGACCGTGCAGAACCCCGCGCACACCTACAGCAACCCCGGCGCCTACGACGTCTCCCTCACGGTGGAGACGTCGGAGTTCGGCCAACTCACGACCAGCCGCCCCCACTTCATCATCATCCTTGGCGACACGGCCCACTACGGTTCCGACTCGACCTTCGCCGGGAGCGACCTGGTGGTTTCGATCAACGTGACCAACTCCCAACCGCTTGCGCGCCTGGTCGTCCCCCTCACTTTCGGCAGCGCCGCCTGGCTCACTTTCGACTCGGTCACGCGGGGCGACCGCACGGCCTATTTCGAGCGTTTGAATCCGCTGAATTCGAACGATCTCACGCGCGAGTACGTGTACGAACTCCTCGCCGACTTCGGCGGGGGCTCGCCGCCGCTCGCGCCGGGGTCGGGCGAGGTGCTCAAGCTCTGGTTCTCGACCGACGAGCTCGCCCTGGGCGGGCAGAGCATCCTGATCGACAGCATCGCCTCCCCCTACGTCATTTCGTTCGAGGCCGGTTACCTGACCTACTCCCCGACGGTCGCCGCCGGCACCGGCGCCCTCATCGACGTCATGCGGGGGGATGTCAACTATGACCATGATCTCAGCATTGCGGACGTCACGCACCTGGTCGCCCATTTCTACCGGGGCGGGCCGCCGCCGGTCTGCCTTCAGGCGGGGGATGTCAACCGCGACTTCATGATGAGCGTGGCGGACCTCACCTACTATGTCGCCTATCTCTTCCGGGGCGGGCCGCCCCCGCCGACGCCGTGA
- a CDS encoding aminopeptidase, giving the protein MDPRTEKLAQVLVHYSLRLKKGELLKIQGEYVTLPLMTAVFEEAVRIGAIPYVRVIIPQHDEIFLKKGTDAQFAYISPIARTEVNTMDVFLHIWGTANTRHLSGVDPKRQALQRKCQRPLSDKLFKRMETKSLRWCGTLFPAQAEAQEASMSLAEWENFVYRAGHVTSGDPVKHWTKVKKEQDRLVKILNRTDRLHIRSADTDLKMRVKGRKWINCAGTENFPDGEVFTCPIEDSAEGVIRFSFPAIYVGREVEDVRLELKKGKVVKESAAKNQAYLTGMLNMDKGARYVGEIAIGTNYDIDRFSKDILFDEKIGGTLHMALGRAFAEAGGKNVSALHWDMICDMRKDAEVLADGKVIYRNGKFTI; this is encoded by the coding sequence ATGGACCCGCGGACCGAGAAACTTGCCCAGGTGCTCGTGCACTATTCGCTGCGGCTCAAGAAGGGGGAACTGCTCAAGATCCAGGGGGAGTATGTGACGCTGCCGCTGATGACGGCCGTGTTTGAGGAGGCCGTGCGCATCGGGGCCATTCCCTATGTGCGGGTCATTATCCCGCAGCACGACGAGATCTTCCTGAAGAAGGGAACCGACGCCCAGTTTGCGTACATCTCTCCGATCGCACGGACCGAGGTGAACACGATGGATGTGTTTCTGCACATCTGGGGGACGGCCAACACGCGCCACCTGTCGGGGGTCGATCCCAAACGGCAGGCGCTGCAGCGGAAGTGCCAGCGGCCGCTGTCGGACAAGCTGTTCAAGCGGATGGAGACCAAGTCGCTGCGCTGGTGCGGCACGCTCTTCCCGGCGCAGGCCGAGGCGCAGGAAGCGAGCATGTCGCTCGCCGAGTGGGAAAACTTCGTCTACCGGGCCGGCCACGTCACCAGCGGCGACCCGGTGAAACACTGGACCAAAGTCAAAAAGGAGCAGGACCGGCTGGTGAAAATCCTCAACCGGACGGACCGCCTGCATATCCGGTCCGCCGACACCGACCTGAAGATGCGGGTCAAGGGGCGGAAATGGATCAACTGCGCGGGGACGGAGAATTTCCCGGACGGCGAGGTGTTCACCTGCCCGATTGAAGATTCGGCCGAAGGCGTCATCCGGTTCTCCTTCCCGGCCATTTATGTCGGGCGCGAGGTCGAGGACGTGCGCCTGGAGCTGAAGAAGGGGAAGGTGGTGAAAGAGTCGGCGGCGAAGAACCAGGCGTACCTCACGGGCATGCTCAACATGGACAAGGGGGCACGGTATGTCGGGGAGATCGCGATCGGCACCAACTACGACATCGACCGCTTCTCCAAAGACATCCTGTTCGACGAGAAGATCGGCGGGACGCTCCACATGGCTCTCGGCCGGGCCTTCGCCGAGGCGGGAGGAAAAAACGTCAGCGCACTCCACTGGGACATGATCTGCGACATGCGCAAGGACGCCGAGGTTCTGGCCGACGGGAAAGTGATCTACCGGAATGGGAAGTTCACGATCTAG
- a CDS encoding VCBS repeat-containing protein yields MRFLLWLCIAVLSSPCAGLAAGPVVIDTLISDTVASWFGMSIVPIGDQNNDGYDDFLTFELPRKLYLCLGGPVETGITITRIDTAGSPLIGNLGDINGDHITDFGCPIRLSSIDSYRLGVWYGGSPLDDGPDLVFGDSTYFPGVSAPVLGNDINGNGTLELISSHSDNWDYPLLMFFELGGHADSMPDLLLRAPGTNMAMADGVITGDFNGDSFDDLVTNMRSILNDSVKGEVLLYWGGPGFDTIPDARITRRGEYSWLYDTFGTRLESLTDVNGDGWDDFFIHYRGGSGDSLSWIHFGGPAFDTVPDVILTTRNQKARLAGDVNHDGYADLITGYATSFSGLGYADIYLGGPDFDSIPDVVIDHSMFSGYYNYFGHEVAGIGDVNGDGIDDFAVASSRGSGYPWVIFIFAGWDDAVSVDDTLDPEPALPTNFTLDQNYPNPFNPITTISFSLPRAETVTLRILNALGQTVAVLINEQRLGPGEHAVVWEAEGYASGVYLYELEYSSGQQSRKMVLIK; encoded by the coding sequence ATGCGGTTTCTGCTTTGGCTATGCATCGCGGTGTTATCGTCGCCGTGTGCGGGGTTGGCCGCCGGCCCAGTCGTTATCGATACCCTAATCTCCGATACCGTCGCCAGTTGGTTCGGGATGAGCATTGTTCCTATCGGTGATCAGAACAATGACGGCTACGATGACTTTCTCACATTCGAGTTGCCGAGGAAGCTCTATCTGTGCCTCGGCGGCCCCGTAGAAACAGGGATCACGATCACACGCATTGACACGGCTGGATCCCCGTTAATCGGAAACCTGGGTGACATCAATGGCGACCATATCACCGATTTTGGGTGCCCCATCCGACTTTCCAGTATAGACAGTTATCGTCTGGGTGTTTGGTACGGCGGCTCGCCGCTAGATGACGGTCCTGATCTTGTATTTGGGGACTCTACGTATTTTCCAGGGGTTTCGGCCCCGGTGTTAGGAAACGACATCAATGGGAATGGTACGCTTGAGTTGATCAGCAGCCACTCCGACAATTGGGACTACCCGTTGCTGATGTTTTTCGAATTGGGAGGTCACGCTGATTCGATGCCCGATCTCTTGTTGAGGGCGCCAGGTACTAACATGGCCATGGCCGATGGCGTCATCACGGGTGATTTTAACGGTGACAGCTTCGACGATCTAGTTACGAACATGCGAAGTATACTCAACGACTCCGTTAAGGGGGAGGTGCTGCTGTACTGGGGGGGACCGGGCTTCGACACTATCCCTGATGCTCGGATCACACGGCGAGGCGAGTACAGCTGGCTGTACGACACATTCGGCACCCGTTTGGAGTCACTGACGGATGTCAACGGGGACGGCTGGGATGACTTCTTCATTCACTACAGGGGCGGCTCCGGTGATTCGCTCTCGTGGATTCACTTCGGCGGCCCCGCCTTCGACACGGTTCCGGATGTGATTCTCACCACTAGAAATCAAAAAGCCCGCCTTGCTGGTGATGTCAACCACGACGGTTACGCTGACCTTATCACAGGGTACGCTACGTCTTTCTCCGGCCTCGGCTACGCCGACATCTACCTCGGTGGCCCTGACTTCGACAGCATCCCTGATGTCGTCATTGACCACTCCATGTTTTCCGGCTACTATAACTATTTTGGACATGAGGTGGCCGGTATCGGCGACGTCAACGGCGACGGGATTGATGATTTTGCTGTAGCTTCATCCCGCGGCAGCGGCTATCCCTGGGTCATCTTCATCTTTGCCGGCTGGGATGATGCCGTCAGCGTCGATGACACCCTCGACCCCGAACCCGCCCTCCCCACCAACTTCACCTTAGACCAAAACTACCCCAACCCCTTCAACCCGATCACTACCATATCCTTTTCGCTGCCCCGCGCCGAGACTGTCACCTTGCGCATCCTTAACGCCCTTGGCCAGACGGTGGCGGTGCTGATAAACGAGCAGCGGCTGGGGCCGGGGGAACATGCGGTCGTGTGGGAGGCGGAGGGGTATGCCAGCGGGGTGTACCTGTACGAACTGGAGTACTCCAGCGGCCAGCAGAGCCGGAAGATGGTGCTGATTAAATGA